Proteins encoded by one window of Salvia splendens isolate huo1 chromosome 5, SspV2, whole genome shotgun sequence:
- the LOC121802305 gene encoding mitogen-activated protein kinase kinase kinase 20-like, which yields MDWFRGEKLGRGSFAQVNLAIPRSQSSFLHPLMAVKSCGASLSSSLLNEKSILEELKDCPQIIRYYGDSYSFENGEKLYNVLLEYASGGSLADCLKSAGDRTIPEPQVRRYTKALLKGLHYIHKFGYVHCDLKPQNILLTSDGGVRIADFGLAKRAGGGGELRGTPLYMSPEMVAGSEQGAAADVWALGCVVAEMASGSPAWRCSDLAALLMRIGVGEEVPEIPGDLSAEGRDFAEKCFVKDPRGRWTAEMLLNHPFVCGEEEMNGSEELRSGDWKMASASPRCPFDFEEWSCSLTSPAESWSVSKAEERLRGLVNVGAEIAPNWSSTDDWLTIR from the coding sequence ATGGATTGGTTTCGCGGCGAGAAATTAGGGCGCGGAAGCTTCGCGCAGGTGAATCTAGCGATTCCGAGGAGCCAGAGCTCGTTTCTTCATCCATTAATGGCGGTGAAATCCTGCGGCGCTTCTCTCTCTTCGTCGCTGCTGAACGAGAAATCGATACTGGAGGAGCtcaaggattgcccgcagatcATCCGCTACTACGGCGACAGCTATTCCTTCGAAAACGGCGAGAAATTGTACAATGTGCTGCTGGAGTACGCCTCCGGCGGCTCCCTCGCCGATTGCCTCAAATCAGCCGGCGATCGGACGATTCCGGAGCCTCAAGTCCGGCGATACACAAAGGCTTTGCTGAAAGGACTTCACTATATCCACAAATTCGGCTACGTTCACTGCGATTTGAAGCCGCAAAACATCCTATTAACCTCCGATGGCGGCGTGAGGATCGCCGATTTCGGATTGGCGAAGCGCGCGGGAGGCGGCGGCGAGCTGCGCGGAACGCCGTTGTATATGTCGCCGGAGATGGTGGCCGGAAGCGAGCAGGGGGCGGCGGCGGATGTTTGGGCGCTTGGATGCGTGGTGGCGGAGATGGCGTCGGGATCTCCAGCGTGGAGGTGCTCCGATTTAGCAGCGCTTCTGATGAGGATCGGCGTGGGCGAGGAGGTGCCTGAGATCCCCGGGGATTTATCGGCGGAGGGGAGAGATTTTGCGGAGAAGTGTTTCGTGAAAGATCCGAGAGGGAGATGGACGGCTGAGATGCTTCTGAATCATCCGTTTGTGTGCGGTGAGGAAGAAATGAACGGTTCTGAAGAGTTGAGAAGCGGTGATTGGAAAATGGCGTCGGCTTCACCTAGATGCCCCTTTGATTTCGAGGAGTGGTCGTGCTCTTTGACCTCGCCGGCGGAGTCGTGGTCCGTTTCAAAGGCGGAGGAGCGGCTGAGGGGATTGGTCAATGTCGGCGCCGAGATTGCTCCTAATTGGTCTTCCACAGATGATTGGCTCACAATTA